The stretch of DNA CTATCACTAAAAGCCCGTTGGCGCTGCCTTCTAAAGGAGCCACGTAAACTTCGCCGGCCGGCAGGTTGGTAAATCCGCCTTTAAAAGGAATGATGCCATGGTCGGGCAGAGCCTGGCGGCCCTTGATCAAGAAGCTCAGGTCGGTGCCCGCTTTAGTGGTTATCCTGACCTTATTGGCCCGGCTCACGATGCCGGCCAGTTTTTCCCCGATCTTTTTAATTGTCCGGTGATCGGCGCAAAGCGTCCTGACTATCATGTCCTTGGTCGCACCCGGCATGCTGGCTATCCGGGCGCCGCTGGCTGAAGCCTGGCGCCGGGCCGCGGTGTGGGACAGCGATTTTGTTGTGATCATGAATATCACATCCGCCTCCTGCATCATCAGGGCAACGGCAAAAGGCGGCTCCTGTCCGTTGTTCTGCCTTGGCGCCATGCAGGCCAGAAGCGTTTCCTTGGCGAAGCGTTTGGCGACCTCGTAGAACGCCTTGCCGATTTCCAGCTTGACATCGTCCGTGATTATTAGAACCGTCTCGTGGGACTTGACGGCCAGGCAGTCGCGGATAGCGACGGTGATGGCGCGGTGGATCTGATCCATACTGTACTGTCCTACATAATAATGAGGATTATAGAAAAATGCATATTACAACTACGAATAGGCTAATTTGTTCCCCGCAACAGCTTTTCAATCAGGGTCGGGAGCGAAATCAGGGAAATGGTGGACTTCTGGTCGGACATGGCATAGGGGATGACCAGCATTCCGTTGTGCAGCAGCACGCCGCAGGTGTATACGACGTTCGGGACATACCCCGACCGGCTGGCCTCGGTCCAGTGGATGAGCGGCTCCCGCAGGCGGCCGAGTATTTTCGCCGGATCTTTCTTGTCCAGCAGGGCGGTGCTGATCGAGTATTGGCGGACGGGCCGACGCCGTGGGTGATGAGCAGCCAGCCGTGCTCGGTCTCGATCGGCGAGCCGCAGTTCCCGATCTGGATGAATTCCCACGGATACGAAGGCGGAATGCCTGGGCTAAATGAAAACCCTATCTCCGGATCACATCGGCACCTGAACCCTTCTGATCTTCGCCCCCAGCTTTTTCAGTTTCCTTTCCCAATTCTCGTAACCCCGGTCCAGATGGTAGATCCGGTTGACCTCGGTCCGGCCCTCGGCCGCCAGGGCCGCGATCACCAGGGCCGCCGAGGCCCTTAAGTCGGAGCCCATCACCGGGGCCGCAGTCAGTTTCGGAACGCCCTTGACTATGGCGGTGTTACCTTCTATCTTGATGTCGGCCCCCAGCCGCTGCAATTCCGGGACATGCATAAAGCGGTTTTCGAAGATGGTCTCGGTAACGGCCGAGAGGCCGGAACAAACTGCGGCCAGCGCCATTATCTGGGGCTGCATGTCGGTGGGGAATCCGGGATAGGGGGCCACCGCTATTTCCATGGGTTTCAGCCGGCGCCGGGCCTCCACCGTCACCATTTCGTCGCCCTGGGCTATCTTGACCCCGGCCTTTCTTAAAATTTCAATCACCGCGGTCAAATGGTCAGGCCGGCATTCTTCGATGGTCACGCATCCTCCGCTGATGGCGGCGGCGGCCATCAGCGAGCCGGCCTCTATCCGGTCGGGGATCATTTTGAAATGACAGGGGTGAAGCTCCGGGACGCCTTGGATGGTGATCACCGGAGTGCCTGCCCCGCTGATGCCGGCCCCCATGCAATTGAGCATCTTGGCGGTGGCCACCACCTCTGGCTCACAGGCCGCCGACCCGATCACGGTCCGGCCTTGAGCCAGAACGGCGGCCATCATCACGTTGATGGTGGCCCCCACCGAAACTCCGTGGCTCCCGGCCAGGTGGAACTTGGCGCCTTTGAGCCTTGGGGCCTGGGCCTGGGCCTGGACGTAGCCGTGCACTATGTCTATTTTGGCGCCCAGGGCTTCCATCCCCTTCAGGTGGAGATCAATGGGCCGGGCGCCGATGGCGCAGCCGCCGGGCAGCGAGACCCGGGCCTTGCCGAACCTGGTCAAAAGCGGCCCCAGCACATAGTACGAGGCCCTCATCTGCTTTACTATCTCGTACTCGGCTTCGCATTTCAGTTTGGCCGGGACATCGATCTCCATCCGTCCATCGGCGAACTCCACCTTGGCCCCCAGCCGCAGCAACAGCCGCCTCATGGTCCGGATGTCCATCACGTTGGGAACGTTGGTCAGCACTGTTTTTCCGCAGGC from candidate division TA06 bacterium encodes:
- the murA gene encoding UDP-N-acetylglucosamine 1-carboxyvinyltransferase; amino-acid sequence: MDKFVIDGGRELKGTVKISGAKNAALPALAASLLACGKTVLTNVPNVMDIRTMRRLLLRLGAKVEFADGRMEIDVPAKLKCEAEYEIVKQMRASYYVLGPLLTRFGKARVSLPGGCAIGARPIDLHLKGMEALGAKIDIVHGYVQAQAQAPRLKGAKFHLAGSHGVSVGATINVMMAAVLAQGRTVIGSAACEPEVVATAKMLNCMGAGISGAGTPVITIQGVPELHPCHFKMIPDRIEAGSLMAAAAISGGCVTIEECRPDHLTAVIEILRKAGVKIAQGDEMVTVEARRRLKPMEIAVAPYPGFPTDMQPQIMALAAVCSGLSAVTETIFENRFMHVPELQRLGADIKIEGNTAIVKGVPKLTAAPVMGSDLRASAALVIAALAAEGRTEVNRIYHLDRGYENWERKLKKLGAKIRRVQVPM
- a CDS encoding aminopeptidase, translating into MDQIHRAITVAIRDCLAVKSHETVLIITDDVKLEIGKAFYEVAKRFAKETLLACMAPRQNNGQEPPFAVALMMQEADVIFMITTKSLSHTAARRQASASGARIASMPGATKDMIVRTLCADHRTIKKIGEKLAGIVSRANKVRITTKAGTDLSFLIKGRQALPDHGIIPFKGGFTNLPAGEVYVAPLEGSANGLLVIDGSIADIWPVKRPIKIAIAQGFAVEVGKGRQAQKLWQIISAHGKNGRNIAEFGIGINPQARITGNVLEDEKALGTIHIAFGDNSGFGGRVKVPSHQDGIVKNPDVWLDGKRLMKNGKLLV